From one Flavobacterium kingsejongi genomic stretch:
- the can gene encoding carbonate dehydratase yields the protein MSDFYKKILDGNKKWVESKISSDPEYFQRLSEGQSPPLLWIGCSDSRVPANEVIGAQPGEVFVHRNIANMVVHSDMNMLSVLDYAVNVLKVKHIIVCGHYGCGGVKAAMGNDSIGIIDNWIRHIKDVYRIHHAYLDSIIDEHDRFNAFVELNVKEQVNDLAKTSIVQGAWKNGQELCVHGWVYGLDSGIVKDLNVNLCSNNDLDTVYQLKF from the coding sequence ATGAGCGATTTTTATAAAAAAATATTAGACGGGAATAAGAAATGGGTAGAAAGTAAAATATCTTCAGATCCAGAATACTTTCAAAGATTATCAGAAGGACAATCACCACCACTGTTGTGGATAGGCTGTTCGGATAGCCGTGTACCGGCAAACGAAGTAATTGGGGCCCAACCCGGTGAAGTATTTGTACACAGGAACATCGCCAACATGGTAGTGCATTCTGACATGAACATGCTGAGTGTACTGGATTATGCAGTAAATGTCCTGAAAGTAAAACATATTATTGTATGTGGTCATTATGGCTGTGGCGGTGTAAAGGCAGCAATGGGTAATGACTCTATTGGTATTATAGACAACTGGATTCGACACATTAAAGATGTATACCGAATCCACCATGCTTACCTGGATTCTATCATTGACGAACACGATCGCTTTAATGCTTTTGTGGAACTAAATGTAAAAGAACAGGTCAATGACCTCGCCAAAACGTCAATTGTTCAGGGTGCCTGGAAAAACGGTCAGGAATTATGTGTTCATGGCTGGGTATATGGATTAGATTCTGGAATTGTAAAAGACCTGAATGTAAATCTTTGTTCTAATAATGACCTGGATACCGTGTACCAGCTAAAGTTTTAA
- a CDS encoding LysR substrate-binding domain-containing protein: MTITQLYYVLAVAENKNFTLAAEKCFVTQPTLSMQIQKLEDELGILIFDRSKKPIQLTEIGQKIVSQAKNIVNESGRIKDIVDQQKGYIGGEFKLGIIPTIMPTLLPMFLNNFIKKYPKLKLIIEEQNTEDIILKLKNGHLDAAIAATPLEDDHIKEMVLYYEPFVAYIPENHHNFGKEKIDIQDLDIDDILLLQDGHCFRDGILNLCKTQHDSKSPNFQLESGSFETLIKLADEGLGTTLLPYLHTLDLREKDKIKLRHFNDPAPARQVSLIYPKSELKLHIIEALRSTIAGVVKGAIAFHNVQIISPISKSTKA; encoded by the coding sequence ATGACGATTACTCAATTATATTATGTCCTGGCAGTCGCCGAAAACAAGAACTTTACCCTTGCAGCTGAAAAATGTTTTGTTACCCAGCCTACGCTTAGTATGCAAATTCAAAAACTGGAAGACGAATTAGGGATTCTTATTTTTGACCGCTCTAAAAAACCCATTCAGCTTACCGAAATTGGCCAAAAAATCGTTTCGCAAGCTAAAAATATTGTGAATGAATCCGGCCGGATCAAAGATATTGTAGACCAGCAAAAAGGCTATATTGGTGGGGAATTCAAATTAGGCATCATTCCAACTATAATGCCTACTTTACTACCGATGTTTTTAAATAATTTCATCAAAAAATATCCGAAGCTGAAGCTTATCATAGAGGAACAAAATACTGAAGATATTATACTGAAGCTAAAAAATGGCCATTTGGATGCGGCAATCGCTGCTACGCCTCTGGAAGATGATCATATTAAAGAAATGGTATTGTACTACGAACCTTTTGTAGCCTACATCCCTGAAAACCATCATAATTTTGGTAAAGAAAAAATTGATATCCAGGATTTGGATATTGATGATATCCTATTGCTACAGGATGGGCATTGTTTCCGCGATGGAATCTTAAACCTGTGCAAAACACAACATGATAGCAAGTCGCCTAATTTCCAATTGGAAAGTGGTAGTTTTGAAACATTGATCAAACTGGCGGATGAAGGTTTAGGGACAACATTACTCCCCTATTTACACACCTTGGATTTAAGGGAAAAAGACAAAATTAAATTACGTCATTTTAACGATCCTGCGCCTGCGAGACAAGTAAGTTTGATTTATCCAAAAAGCGAATTAAAGCTACACATCATTGAAGCGCTGCGAAGTACGATTGCCGGAGTTGTAAAAGGTGCTATCGCCTTTCATAATGTTCAGATCATCAGCCCGATCTCTAAAAGCACAAAAGCATAA
- a CDS encoding SulP family inorganic anion transporter: MTKKINLFASLKSDFPSGLVVFLVALPLCLGIALASGAPPLSGIISGIIGGIVVGFLSKSHISVTGPAAGLTAIILTAVTDFGAFNIALTAFFLAGVIQLILGFVKAGSISNYFPTNVIEGMLAGIGIIIVIKQIPHAIGYDSDFEGDETLRQSEGLFSPIAELLNSIQLGSVIITVISLLILICWERIGILKRLKLVPGALVAVAVGIVINEFFMSTGSALAISKEHLVNLPIPKSIDEFKDIIVVPDFTAVTNTKVWITAVTIAIVASIETLLCIEASDRMDVQKRYTDTNVELKAQGVGNLLSALIGGLPMTSVVVRSSANVNAGAKTKMSTIIHGVLLLVSVLLIPFLLNKIPLSTLAAILLLVGYKLAKPATILHFWHKGKYQFIPFICTMLAVVFTDLLKGVALGMVISIIFILRGNLKRAYNFRKEEYTDGDEIHIDLAQEVSFLNKAAIKSTLSAIPENSKVIINASDTVYIAHDVLDLIEEFKEIKAKEENIEVILIGFKEAYQLENSDYDMTNVTIEKHK, from the coding sequence ATGACAAAAAAAATAAATCTTTTTGCCAGCCTCAAATCAGATTTTCCATCTGGTTTAGTGGTTTTCTTGGTGGCACTTCCCCTATGTTTAGGTATCGCTTTGGCCTCTGGTGCACCGCCCTTGTCAGGAATTATTTCTGGGATTATTGGTGGGATCGTAGTAGGCTTTTTAAGTAAATCACATATAAGTGTCACAGGTCCGGCTGCCGGACTCACCGCAATTATCCTCACCGCGGTTACTGATTTCGGTGCTTTTAATATTGCTTTGACTGCTTTTTTTCTGGCGGGAGTAATCCAGCTTATTTTAGGCTTTGTCAAGGCAGGAAGTATATCTAATTACTTTCCAACCAATGTCATTGAAGGAATGCTTGCCGGGATTGGAATTATTATTGTGATCAAACAGATTCCGCATGCGATAGGATATGATTCCGATTTTGAAGGCGATGAAACGCTGAGGCAAAGTGAAGGATTATTTTCGCCTATTGCAGAACTATTGAATTCAATCCAGTTAGGCTCTGTAATTATTACCGTGATTTCATTATTGATTTTAATTTGCTGGGAACGTATTGGAATTCTGAAAAGGCTAAAACTTGTTCCAGGAGCCTTAGTGGCTGTAGCGGTGGGAATCGTTATTAATGAATTCTTTATGAGCACAGGAAGTGCTTTGGCAATTTCAAAAGAACATTTGGTAAATCTTCCAATTCCAAAAAGCATTGATGAATTTAAAGACATTATTGTTGTTCCCGATTTTACTGCTGTGACCAATACCAAAGTATGGATTACCGCTGTTACTATTGCTATAGTAGCTTCGATCGAGACGTTGTTATGTATTGAAGCTTCAGATCGAATGGACGTACAAAAACGCTATACCGATACCAATGTTGAGTTGAAAGCACAGGGTGTTGGAAATCTCCTCAGCGCGCTGATCGGAGGGTTACCGATGACATCTGTAGTAGTTCGTTCCTCTGCGAATGTAAATGCAGGTGCAAAAACGAAAATGTCTACTATTATTCACGGGGTATTGCTTTTAGTGAGTGTCTTGCTAATTCCCTTTTTACTGAACAAAATCCCTTTGTCTACACTGGCAGCGATATTGTTATTAGTAGGTTATAAGTTGGCTAAACCAGCAACAATACTGCATTTTTGGCATAAAGGTAAATACCAGTTTATTCCTTTTATCTGTACCATGTTGGCTGTAGTTTTTACAGATCTGCTAAAAGGGGTAGCATTAGGGATGGTGATCAGTATTATTTTTATACTGAGAGGAAATCTGAAAAGAGCCTATAATTTTCGTAAAGAAGAATATACGGATGGGGATGAAATCCACATTGATCTGGCACAGGAAGTTTCTTTTTTGAACAAAGCCGCGATTAAATCTACATTATCTGCTATTCCGGAAAATTCGAAAGTAATTATTAATGCATCCGATACGGTATATATTGCCCATGATGTATTGGATCTTATTGAAGAGTTTAAGGAAATCAAAGCGAAGGAAGAGAATATAGAGGTCATCCTTATTGGTTTTAAAGAAGCCTATCAATTAGAAAACAGTGACTATGATATGACCAATGTCACAATTGAAAAACATAAATAA
- a CDS encoding cation diffusion facilitator family transporter, translating to MAKGSKLAIYGALAANLGIAIIKFIAAAFTGSSAMISEGIHSTVDSGNSLLLLLGISRSQKAPDVEHPFGYGKEIYFWTLIVAVLVFALGGGMSLYEGISHLQNPTPLKDPTWNYIVLFISMAFEGGSLLFAIREFNKKKGIHGFWKEVRLSKDPSLFAVIYEESAALTGLAIALLGIFLGHYFNNPLFDGAASILIGLLLVFVAVIMVVESKNLLVGESAQLDIVKGIYQLVNNEPNVFSLYYPVTMHLAPNEILLAMDVQFKKEITIQELNETIHKLETEIKALYPDVKKIYIEANNLSGRKLITP from the coding sequence ATGGCAAAAGGCTCTAAGCTTGCAATTTATGGTGCATTGGCAGCAAATCTTGGAATCGCAATTATAAAATTTATCGCTGCGGCATTTACGGGAAGTTCAGCAATGATTTCAGAAGGTATTCATAGTACTGTAGATTCTGGAAATTCGCTACTATTATTATTGGGTATTAGTAGAAGTCAGAAAGCACCCGATGTTGAACATCCATTTGGTTATGGAAAGGAAATTTACTTTTGGACTTTAATCGTTGCCGTGCTGGTTTTTGCATTGGGTGGGGGAATGTCATTATATGAAGGGATTTCACATTTGCAAAATCCTACACCTTTAAAAGATCCGACCTGGAATTATATTGTCTTATTTATCTCCATGGCTTTTGAAGGAGGATCACTGCTATTTGCTATTCGCGAATTCAATAAAAAAAAGGGGATACATGGATTTTGGAAAGAAGTCCGCTTAAGTAAGGATCCGTCACTTTTTGCCGTAATCTATGAGGAAAGTGCTGCTTTGACCGGATTGGCAATTGCATTATTGGGTATTTTCTTAGGGCATTATTTTAACAACCCACTATTTGATGGGGCAGCTTCTATACTCATTGGTTTATTATTGGTGTTTGTAGCGGTTATTATGGTTGTTGAAAGTAAAAATTTGTTGGTAGGCGAGAGTGCGCAACTCGATATTGTCAAAGGTATTTATCAGTTGGTCAATAATGAGCCTAACGTTTTTAGTTTGTACTATCCGGTAACCATGCACTTAGCGCCCAATGAAATTCTGTTGGCGATGGACGTCCAGTTTAAAAAAGAGATTACAATACAGGAACTCAATGAAACAATTCATAAGCTGGAAACCGAAATAAAAGCGTTGTATCCGGATGTTAAAAAGATTTATATCGAAGCCAATAATCTTTCCGGAAGAAAATTAATAACCCCATAA
- a CDS encoding LETM1-related biofilm-associated protein, which produces MNPSAQGWIDKFFSEQKPLQLPVVPYIDAFYKKTRETGFIYGHIVAFDTVTPITIKGWTSEEISKTALLNTLYGLYAIVTHESNPKEFVIKTVAFYNEMHREGFSLLKKILPDNSPAIVLEKIIDEQVQTNQNIISKNFSHIVTNALLFMDVLAFYQYLQKGTIPNNYLKKLEETIVSIVTLSLNTKENKSKYDDLLIRLFEASIRYTKFSKVNVQNLENLGLDYFESALEKNYLIDLAGMTLWSDQVMQKQEASFLYQLAETMQVSKAFVSESIATTNTFITHYKKEIPFFNYSNPVKHFYDQMTQTVVLLINRNKTRLLKELSQNGELMILLAHSTKRNLEEKEKKKIKKQLLEICKTIPSLTIFLLPGGTLLLPILIKFIPQLLPTAFNENLDTE; this is translated from the coding sequence ATGAATCCATCTGCCCAAGGCTGGATCGATAAATTTTTTTCCGAACAAAAACCATTACAACTCCCCGTTGTACCCTATATCGATGCTTTTTATAAAAAGACAAGAGAAACCGGATTTATCTATGGGCATATCGTCGCTTTTGATACTGTAACTCCTATAACCATTAAAGGCTGGACTTCAGAGGAAATCTCCAAAACAGCACTTTTGAATACATTGTACGGACTTTATGCTATAGTTACGCATGAAAGCAATCCAAAGGAATTCGTCATTAAGACAGTAGCCTTCTATAATGAAATGCATCGCGAAGGCTTTAGCCTCTTAAAAAAAATACTGCCTGATAATTCGCCTGCTATTGTTTTGGAGAAAATAATAGATGAGCAAGTACAAACCAACCAGAATATTATCAGTAAAAACTTCTCGCATATTGTAACGAATGCACTTCTTTTTATGGATGTGCTGGCGTTTTACCAGTACCTTCAAAAAGGAACTATTCCGAATAATTATCTCAAAAAACTGGAAGAAACTATAGTTAGCATTGTCACCCTATCCCTTAATACGAAAGAAAACAAATCAAAGTATGACGATTTGTTGATTCGGCTGTTTGAGGCTTCAATACGGTATACGAAATTTTCTAAAGTAAATGTCCAAAACCTGGAAAATCTGGGACTGGATTATTTTGAATCCGCGCTGGAAAAAAATTACCTCATCGACTTGGCCGGAATGACCCTCTGGAGCGACCAGGTCATGCAGAAGCAGGAAGCTTCTTTTCTCTATCAATTGGCAGAAACTATGCAGGTTTCAAAGGCATTTGTTTCAGAAAGTATTGCAACTACCAATACTTTTATTACCCATTATAAAAAAGAAATACCTTTCTTTAACTATTCCAACCCTGTCAAACACTTTTACGATCAAATGACGCAAACTGTCGTTTTACTGATCAATCGGAATAAAACCAGGCTATTGAAAGAACTGTCACAAAATGGTGAGTTAATGATTTTGTTAGCGCATTCTACAAAACGAAACCTCGAAGAAAAAGAGAAGAAAAAAATAAAAAAACAATTGCTGGAAATCTGTAAAACGATCCCTTCACTGACCATCTTCCTTTTACCCGGCGGCACCTTATTACTCCCAATCCTGATTAAGTTCATCCCACAGCTATTGCCTACTGCGTTCAATGAAAATCTCGATACTGAATAA
- a CDS encoding Dps family protein: MKINSIGLPVKESQILVDDLNTLLANFQIYYQNLRGIHWNIRGKRFFDLHPKFEELYNDAQLKIDLIAERVLTLGGTPLHTFEDYIQHNTLEIGKNISNDEKAVNLVVTSLTGLLVIERAILEKSGAVNDEGTNSLVSDFITEQEKTVWMMKAWLEEGI, translated from the coding sequence ATGAAAATTAATAGCATCGGGCTTCCGGTAAAGGAAAGCCAAATTTTAGTAGATGATCTCAATACGCTTTTGGCGAACTTTCAGATATATTATCAAAACCTGCGCGGTATTCATTGGAATATCAGGGGGAAACGTTTTTTCGATTTGCATCCAAAATTTGAGGAATTGTACAATGATGCACAATTGAAAATTGATCTGATTGCAGAGCGTGTTCTGACACTGGGTGGTACACCACTGCATACTTTTGAAGATTATATACAGCATAATACACTCGAAATTGGAAAAAATATCTCCAATGATGAGAAAGCTGTAAACTTAGTGGTTACCTCACTGACAGGCCTTTTGGTTATTGAAAGGGCTATACTTGAAAAATCTGGAGCGGTAAATGACGAAGGGACTAACTCTTTAGTAAGCGATTTTATTACGGAACAGGAAAAAACGGTATGGATGATGAAAGCCTGGTTGGAAGAAGGTATATAA
- a CDS encoding CHASE3 domain-containing protein has translation MKIIPAFKSSIFYIILFAISVFVIFFIAGVSNKQIQSLNKSQELIINSHKVHIQLEQLVSTIKDAETGQRGYILTHDNDFLQAYNGSRIKINQSLENLHTIFSEHPQRLENLDKLKALIDKHYVLLLQGIEVSNAPNYDASTLRDKMIMGKNVMDSIRTQTNKMINVEMKQLLKYEKDHRQELNLTPITSLFVVLFSLVVFLFSFYRINSDLKRFKRLNQKLTLVNNAFEHAESIASISHWERDLSTDKITFSDNYYRLIGYQPQEFDINIEKYMEFVHPDDLDKFKRDRTRHQKDEKNKSIYYRIIRKDGEIRFFKSTAKIITDIHGKRMIVGVTCDVTKSHKNTVGLEEKNRELEIKNTELSSFNHVASHDLQEPLRKIQMFISRIKDKDFSNLSESGQDYFLKIQNSSNRMQILIQDLLMYSRASKGEMITENINLNLLLENAKYELAQLIDDTNAVIVSEDLPTISVVPFQFQQVLINLINNSLKYSKLEETPVVTIKASIIDSKDYPEITVKKHKLYHKIVVTDNGIGFDQAYADKIFVLFHRLHSKSEYSGTGIGLAICKKIIENHQGFISASSIPDVGTTFTIFLPK, from the coding sequence ATGAAAATTATTCCGGCTTTCAAATCTTCTATATTTTACATCATTCTTTTTGCAATCTCAGTTTTTGTAATTTTTTTTATTGCAGGAGTTTCAAATAAGCAAATCCAGTCGCTGAATAAATCCCAGGAGTTAATTATTAATTCCCATAAGGTACACATTCAGTTGGAGCAGCTTGTCTCTACAATTAAAGATGCTGAAACAGGGCAGAGAGGATATATTCTGACACATGACAATGATTTTTTGCAAGCCTATAACGGAAGCAGGATAAAAATCAATCAGTCATTGGAAAACCTGCATACTATATTTTCAGAGCATCCACAACGGCTGGAAAATTTAGATAAACTAAAAGCACTTATAGATAAGCATTATGTTTTATTGCTGCAGGGAATTGAAGTGTCCAATGCACCCAACTATGATGCATCCACATTGCGGGATAAAATGATAATGGGCAAAAATGTAATGGACAGCATCCGGACGCAAACCAATAAGATGATCAATGTAGAAATGAAGCAACTGCTAAAATATGAAAAAGATCATAGGCAGGAACTCAATCTGACTCCCATTACATCACTGTTTGTAGTATTATTTTCCCTTGTTGTTTTCCTCTTTTCATTTTACAGGATCAATTCGGATCTGAAGCGTTTCAAACGACTAAACCAGAAACTTACACTGGTCAATAATGCATTTGAACATGCGGAGTCAATCGCCAGTATCAGCCATTGGGAACGCGATTTATCGACGGATAAAATTACATTTTCAGATAATTATTACAGGCTTATTGGGTATCAGCCTCAGGAATTCGATATTAATATTGAAAAATACATGGAATTCGTGCATCCGGACGATCTTGATAAATTCAAGCGCGACCGTACCCGACACCAAAAAGATGAAAAGAATAAATCCATCTATTATAGGATTATCCGGAAGGATGGGGAGATTCGTTTCTTTAAATCTACAGCAAAAATAATCACGGACATTCATGGCAAAAGAATGATTGTCGGGGTGACCTGTGATGTTACCAAATCCCATAAAAACACAGTTGGCCTGGAAGAAAAAAATAGGGAACTGGAAATAAAAAACACAGAATTGTCTTCTTTTAACCATGTTGCCAGTCATGATTTACAGGAACCACTTCGAAAAATACAAATGTTCATTTCGCGAATCAAGGATAAGGATTTTTCCAATCTTTCAGAAAGTGGGCAGGACTATTTCCTAAAAATACAAAACTCCTCCAACCGCATGCAAATTCTGATACAGGATTTGCTGATGTATTCGCGTGCCAGTAAAGGCGAAATGATTACTGAGAACATCAACCTGAATTTATTGTTGGAAAATGCCAAATACGAACTGGCACAACTAATCGATGATACCAATGCTGTAATCGTTTCAGAAGATTTACCGACAATCTCCGTTGTTCCATTTCAGTTCCAGCAGGTATTGATTAATCTGATCAATAATTCACTGAAATACAGTAAGCTGGAAGAAACTCCTGTGGTCACGATAAAGGCATCAATTATTGATAGTAAGGACTATCCTGAAATAACGGTAAAAAAACACAAACTCTACCATAAAATAGTAGTCACAGACAATGGAATTGGTTTTGATCAGGCCTATGCCGATAAGATTTTTGTATTATTTCACAGGCTGCATAGCAAATCAGAATATTCCGGAACGGGAATAGGATTAGCGATCTGTAAAAAGATTATTGAAAACCATCAGGGATTCATAAGTGCAAGCAGCATCCCGGATGTAGGTACTACTTTTACGATATTCCTTCCTAAATAG
- a CDS encoding helix-turn-helix domain-containing protein, with protein sequence MTIYIKYDIHQACKVILQEQLEKMELSYKIKEFGEVEIIENISEAQQNQLNDALARYGIEIISNQKSALIQKIKDTIIDLVYVQDKLPNATISVYLAEKLNHSYGYLSNLFSEVTYTSIENFIIIQKIERVKKLIITEELTLTEISYKLNYSSVAHLSNQFKKTTGLTPTAFHRIITKRKNLNMS encoded by the coding sequence ATGACGATCTATATAAAATACGATATCCACCAGGCTTGTAAAGTGATTTTGCAAGAGCAGTTGGAGAAAATGGAACTATCTTATAAAATAAAAGAGTTTGGAGAAGTAGAGATTATTGAGAATATTTCAGAGGCACAGCAGAATCAGCTTAATGATGCACTGGCGCGGTATGGAATTGAAATTATTAGTAATCAGAAAAGCGCTTTAATACAAAAAATTAAAGATACGATTATTGATTTGGTTTATGTTCAGGATAAATTGCCAAACGCCACGATTTCAGTTTATCTCGCTGAAAAATTGAACCATAGTTATGGTTATCTTTCCAATTTATTTTCAGAAGTAACCTATACTTCTATAGAGAACTTTATCATTATTCAAAAGATCGAACGTGTAAAAAAATTAATTATTACTGAAGAACTTACGCTTACTGAGATTTCTTATAAGCTAAATTACAGCAGTGTAGCACACTTGTCCAATCAATTCAAGAAAACTACCGGGCTAACCCCTACAGCATTTCATCGCATCATTACCAAGAGAAAGAATTTAAACATGTCATAA